GAGGCTACGATGACCAGCTTAAACAAATACATTCATTCTCAACCATTCAATCATAATTAAATGAACAAAGAAGATCAACTCCCTTTTGTTTCAGTCATAATCCCAGTATACAACGAGCCGGACAATATCCGAAGTTCTCTTTCCAGCATAGTCGACCAAACGTATCCTGAGACACGATACGAAGTGTTGGTTGTCGATAACGGATCGACCGATGAAACTAGAACAGTCGTTCGTGAATTCCCCGTTCAGCTACTTGTCGAAGACGAAGTCCAAGGATCATACGCAGCACGAAACAGAGGGATTGAACGAGCCACCGGTGAAATTCTGGCGTTCACTGATGCTGACTGCGTGCCTGAGCAGGAGTGGCTTTGGAGTGGTGTCTCGAAAATGCATCAAGCGGACGCAGAACTTGTTGCCGGACGTATCCGATTTAACTTTTCCTCGGAGAAGACCGCTGCCGAACGGTTTGATGCAATGGCTCATTTGCGGAATGATAAAAAAGTACAACGTGGTGTCGCAATGACAGCGAATCTCTTCGTATGGAAAAAAGCGTTCGAAGAGATAGGTAAATTCCCGCAGAACCTGACATCTGGCGGCGATGTATACTGGACCCGGTCCGCAACGAACTCAGGCATGGAACTCGTCTATTCCCCAGAGGCGATTGTAAATCACCCATCACGTCAACTTCGTCCGCTCCTAAAGAAGATGTATCGTGTCGGGAATGGAAGCATCGAAATGTGGTACTTGGACGATCAAACGACCGCTTGGAGGATTGTTTCCGGATTGATTCAGTTCCCGTTGAAGGTATTTCAGTTTGTGAAAAGTGAGAGCAGTAACAAAACGGAACGAAATACACAAACACCATCTGATCGTGATCCCGAACAGACCATCGACGTCTACCTTGCTGCCGTACTCGCGGTCATCGCGCTACTGATCGGAAGGGTTGTTGGCCTCGTTAAATTGCTCTCGCGCCTACTCCACCGTTAGAAGCTGATAGAAGCTACGAATTGTTCTTCCCTTCGGTTCGACTGGAGGTCTCCCAGACAACAATATTGGATCCGCGAACGAAGTTCCATAATCCGAGCAACATGCCGTAGTTTGAGTGAAGAAAATAAAATGGAACATGAGTGACGACCGGATCGTCTACCTCGAGACGGGCCGCGAGTGCGCCGATTGCAGCAAGGAGATAAAAACCAAACTGACCGACCAGCAACAGTTGATAGAGCAGCGAGCCAGTCATCAGGACGAGGCTTGCGCTTGCAACGAACACTAAAAATAGCAGGACCGGTGATAGCCAGCGAACAAGTTTATGAGACCACAATTGATACGAAAACAGCGGATATCGAATCGGATTCAGTAGGTCAGGATAGTTCGCTATTGCGTGCCAACATCGAGTGACGATCCGAACGCGCCGGCGGGACTCCGACGTTGACGAACTCTCCGTATCCTCCCACGCGACTGCCGTAGGTGCGTACGTGACAAGTTCTCCTTGGCGAACGATTTCTAACGGCTCGGCGAAGTCACTAATGGCGTCTCGAGGAAGCGGGATGTACGATTCGGCACGGATCGCGTAAATTGACCCGTTGCCGGTCACGAGGGAGTTAACATGCGACTCGAAGCGCTTGATCAGCGATTCGTAACGCCAGTAGACAGATTCGCCTTCCACGCCATTGGATTGGCGGTATCGAAGTTCGCCGACTACACAACCGACGTCAGGGCCGAAGTTCTGCACTAACTGCTGGATCGCGTCCGATTCGTACATACTGTTTGCGTCGGAGAATACCAAAATATCCTCGTCAACTAGTTCGGCTACTTCGTTTTGGCAGGCCGTCTTTCCGACGCGACCTTCGATTCGCACGAGTTCGACGCCGTGGTCAGCATACTCTTTGACGATCTCGTCAGTTCGATCTGACGATGCGTCGGAGAAAACGACAATTCTGAGTTTCTCATCTGGGTATACTAGCTGGAGGCAGTTCTCGATCTTTTCACCGATAATCTCTTCCTCGTTGTATGCAGCGATAATTAGTGCGACAGGTGGATGCTCAGATGGTGAAGCGTCGGATGTTCGACCGCGTATGCGGCTTCCGATCCACATTGAGAGTGGATAGACGGCGTAGGTATGGACGAGTAAATACAGCGCACCCCAGAAGGTGATCAGGGAAAGAATTTCAATTACCATCGCTACGAGTGAGTACACTTCACGAAGGATCGATTTTAAGGGTTTGGTTCATTTTCGTGAATTAAATTGCGAGATGCCGATTATGTTATTCTAGTTAAATTTCGACTCGTATGTGTTCTATAATGTTTTCAGATTATATATGATGGAAATATTTAGTGTAAGCTAGTCAAATACTCAGGATATTCGAATAACCAAACCATTAGCCATAGATATATGACTCAGACTGGTTCAATAAGAATATGACCGCAGTCCGTCTGGAAGAGGTCCTAAAAAAAGACCCAGAGACAATCAGTACAGACTTCTCGCACATTCAGCATATGTATACTGGACATTTTTCTGACTATTATTATAATAGGTTCGACCGATCTCTCGATATTGCTGACCTTCATCCTGCTAATCAGGCCCTTATTATCGGAGGTGGTACTGGAGTCTTTGCCCTTTCGCTAGCCAAATACGTTGATGATGTTCATTTCACAGACATTCCTCGAGAAGAGCCGATGTTTTCAACTGCCCGCACTCTCTTTGACTATTCGACAGTCGACGGTAGTGGGGTTAAGTATACGGCGGCTGATGCAACCAACCTTCCATACGATTCCGATTCATTCGATGTGGTGTTTGCGCTTGACGTGCTCGAACACATTCCAGACGAGCGAGCAGCAATCTCCGAACTTAAACGCGTTACAGCGTCCAATGGACAAGCCATTGTCTCGTCGCCGATCGAAGTAGGACCGGCGGTCGGCATCCGTGAAGCATACCGTTTTATTGACGGCCGGCGCTGCAAAACAAAATCGCTCACAGAACTTGGTTTATCTATCATCGGAAAATCTCCACTTGAAAGAAATGACCATCACCGTGGATATGACTTCCGTCAGACTATTAAATGGCTATCAGAGGAATTCAACGGCACCTCAACTGAATATTGTCCCTACCCAGCGCTCAAATGGCTAAATCCGACTGTGATAATTAAGAGTAAGTAGGCGACATACCCGGTTCGGTGATCCTTCCCTGGAGTTGGGTCTCAACTGACTCCTTGAGGATATGGTGAATTCCTAGTCGAACTACCATCGTTGTCGTCTCATACAACCACACGCTCCAGTCGGATTTACCTGCCAATTTTGTTCACGCAGACTGCTCGGAACGCGGTCGCCCCGACAGATGTCGTCGGCATGATATTTTAAAATAGTCTTCCTGAGCGAATACTCTGAATGATCATATTGTTTGTTCTTACTCATATTGACAATTCATTTATGATCTTATCTGAGGGATATGAATTGGCCGTGCGACAACCGAGGGTAGAGGACAAACGTATTGTCTTTGAGGACATATTATTCTAATACACTCTCACACCACAGTGACTCGAGACCCGGAAACCTATGTCAAATTATATTTATTCACAGTCTTGGTCTAAGGCGAACACCGCGCTCACCCAGGACAAAACACCTATACCTCTCCGACGGACTCACCACAAATATGAACACTTCGGGTGAGCCATGGACGTGATCGACGATGACGGGAACCTCTTTGGCGCGGTCAACGTCGTCGACGCACTCGTGGTCCTGCTCGTTCTCGCGGTTGTCATCGCTGGGGTTGCCGCTGTCGGTGTCCTCGGTGCAGAAGTCAACGACCCTGACGAGGATGATGAGAACCTCACCGACACACGCTATGCAACCCTCGAGATCGGAACCGAATCGATCACAACCGCCGAAGCCGTCACCGCGGGCGACGAGCTGACAGCAGGCAACGAACGCCTCGAGATTACAGACACGTACGCAGTCCGGACCGCGAGCGACGACGCGCATCTCACTGTCCGAACCGAAATCGAGGCGACAGCACACGACAACGGGACGCTCGAGTTTGCCGACAGGGAACTCACCACGGGCCAGAACGTCTCAATCGAGACGGATGCCTACGACGTGACGGGCACGACCACCGTGCTCGAGAACGACACGGCCGACCTCCCGACGACCGAGACGGACGTCGTGTTCGAACAGACCGTCGATCACGCGACGGCCGAGCAGATCGACGCTGGTGACGTCTCCCAGATCGGCGACGAGACGACAGCCACGCTCGAGAACGTCTCCGTCTACCCTATCGCTGCTGACCAGTATCGCGTCATCGCGGGGGCAACACTCACAACGCTCGAGGGTGAGGACGAATACAACACCGTTCGCTACGGTAACGCCATCGTCGAACCCGACTCGAGTATCGCGTTCGCGACCGACGGCTACACGCTCGGACCGACGATCCGCGAGACGGGGACCACAGCCGAACCGGGCGAGGACACGACGACGACCGTCGAGATCGACCTCGAGGGACTCGAGGATCGCGAGGCGTCCCAGTTCGAACCTGGCCTGAGCGAAACGATGGGTGGGGACACCTGGGCAACGATCACCGATGTCGAGCGCGACCCCGCCTCGGTCATCGTCGAAACCGACGACGGCGACATACACGAACGCGAGCATCCGACACAGGACGACGTCACCCTGACTGTCGAGTTAGACACTCGCGAAACGACCCTCGGGACGCAGTTCAAAGGGACACCGTTGCGTAACGGCGACAGCGTCTACCTCGATTTCGGCGTCACGACTATCGACGAACGCGCCTGGATCATCGACTGACCGCCTATGACAGATTCGAACGTCGACACCCACGCAGACCGCGATTCCATCGAGCAGCGCCTGCGAGCGGGTGCTGAACGATCCAGACTCACAGCCACGACACGAACCCTCGCACGCTACGTCCGCCACTCGTGGTGCTATCGCTGGCTCACGAAAGAGCCCGATCCGGACGTCATCGTGATCGACCTGCGGGAAACGTACACCGTCGGCCCGTTCATCCGGATTCTCGACGCGATCATCGCACAGTTCGCTCGAGCAGCCCACTCCTCGCGTGCGGTCGACATCGGCCGCGACATCGCGGCTCGCTTCGAACGCCGACCGCTTCGCGTGCTGGGCATTGCAACGCTCGCTGCACTCTCCATCTCGCTGCTTCTCTCGGTCGCTCTCAGCCAGACAGGAACGCTCTGGCTCGGCGCACACGTTGCACTTGCCGGCGCGGCAGCACTCGGCCTGCGCTCGGAGCGAACGCTCGAGGACCTGACTGAAACCCGAACCTGGGAACTGCTCAGTGCGGCATTCGAGCCGCCGGAGCCACCGGAGTCAGAAGCACACGAAGCCTCGGCTGACGAGGAAACGACTCCAGATGCCGACGCGGACACCAACCGGTGCTAAAACGCAGTCGCGGCTACGACTCTGGCTGTGACTCTGAGACTGCGTCCTCAGCAGCATTGATTCGGACGGAGTCCGTTGTGACAACGATTTCTGTACCCTCGTGGACAAACCGGACAGTCAACTCGCCCTGGTGGTCGACGAGTGCATCGAGAGCATCCGGCTCGACAATATCGTACAGCGGCCCAACCGACTCGGGCGGCTGGTCCGTGTAGGCCGCGAGCGCGGAAACCACGGCGGTACTCGCAGACTCACCGCGTTGAATAGTGTATTCCATGGTAGGGACGGGAACGGGGACTCCCAACCTGAGAGGAAGAACCGCTGACGAATAAGACTGACTGATTAGTTAGTAAAACAGAGTGCCAGATATATCGGTACTTGTGAATGATATAATTATACACAACCACTATCGGTAATCAATTCGAATTCCCACCATCCCACTCCGAGACACCCACCTCTCCATTACGAACGCCGACGCAACACTGCGGCCCAGAGATCCGTGAGGACGGTCCAAAGCTGCCGAATCACGATTTTCACGTCGAACCAGAACGACTGGCGCCGGATGTATTCGAGGTCGTAGCGCAGTTTCTCGTTCGGGTTCGTACTCTTCGCGCCGTTTACCTGTGCTAACCCGGTCAAACCGGGTTTGACGAACCAGCGCTTGCGCCAGGAGGGAGCATCGGCCTCGAGGAGGACTTCCTCTTCGGTCCAGGCGGCCCGCGGGCCGACGACGCTCATCTCGCCGATCAGAATCGACCAGAGCTGTGGGAGTTCGTCCAGATGCGTTCGTCGTAACAGGCGACCCACGCGCGTAATTCGGTCGTTTTCCGCATCCGCAGCGGGAGTCACCGATTCGCCCTCGGGGATCATCGTCCGGAACTTGTAGACGGGAAACGTCTCGCCGAAGCCGGCGGTCCGGTCCTGATCGTACAGCACCGGTCCGGGACTGTCGAGTTTGATCGCAGCGGAGATCACGATCATGAGCGGTGCGAACACGAGCAGTCCGACCGTCGCAAAGACGATATCGAACAGTCGCTTGCCGAGGTGGTCGAGCGGGTCCCACGGCTCGAGGTCGACATCGACGAACTCGTCGACATCGCCTTCGGAGACAAGCACGCTGTCCGCGTAGTCCCGATGAACCTTCACATCGACGCCGTATTCGTGACAGGCATCGAGCGCGCCGAAGAACTCCGCGCGGTCGGCGTGACGAAACGCTAGGACGACCGTATCGACGTCGTGCTCGAGCAAGACATTCTCGAGGCGTGAGAGCCCGCCAAGGCGTGCGAGGCCGTCAACGTTGCCGTAGCCGTTGGCCGCGAGGCGGTCGGCATCAGTTTGTTCGATTCCGCCGTCGGGTGCGGGTCGGACGGACTCAAGGTCGGTTCGAGTGCCGACGACGGACGGGCAGAGATAGCCGTGAACGGGGACCGAAAGCAGCGGGGCGATGCGGTCGATTTGATCGAGGTCGTCCCCGACGACGAGCGTCCGTGCGGCACCGTTGCCAGGGCGGCGACGAATCCAGACGAACCACGCGGGTACTGCGACCGACAGAATACCGAACGTCATCACGAGCGTCGCCCGCGGGAGCCGATAGGTGTAGTTGAAGTACCCAAGCGTCGCGAGGACAGAGCCGGCCACGAGCACGCGCTTTTGAGCGAAAAAGACAGTATCGAGCACGCGCCGCGGATGGGGCCGATACAGCGGCGCGAGACACCCCATGACAGCGCCGATGCTCAGGATGAGCGCCCAGTAAAACTCACTCCCCGAGAGAACGGTCACCTCGAGGCGGTTGAAGACTGGCACGTGCGTCGTAAACAGACGCTGTGGAAACGGGTGATTCGCAACGGCGACGGCACCCGCGGTCACCACAATCACGCCGACGACGCTTACCAGCCGGTACTTCCATCCGGTCAACATTCGTTCCGTCGCACACCAGCGGGTCGTATAATATATTTTATATTTTATCCTGAGCGTTTGTCCACCGAAGATACTCACTCTGATCGGAGTGACTCTCGATTGTCGTGTTATGTCAGCAACAGTAATCAGTCAGCGTTGCCGAGGCAGGCACACTCGCCTGCTCGAGTGATTCACGATTCTCCTGAGTACCCAGATGCAGTCCCGCGATTCCGAGTGCCCACTCGAGACATTCCGCTCACGCACAGACTGGCAACAGTATGAACTGACTACTCGAGTGCGACTGTCTCGCCGGTTTCGACAGCCGACGCGGAGACCTCGAGCGTCTCATCGCCGACGGTGTACTCGCCCGGGTACGGCACTGTCACAGAGAGTTCGCCATCGTCGTCAACCGTCACCTCTCGCTCGTAGACAATCGTCTCGTCCGAGACGGACTGTTCGGTCTCGAGGGCCACCGTCTCGCCGGGTTCGCCAGTCGCCGTGATGTTCGCACCGGGGACGACGGCAAATGCCGAGGCCTCCTCGTCGAGGTAGATTGCCTGATAGTGCTCGAGTGGGTCGCCAGTGCCGCCGGTGCCGTGCTCACCATGGAGTTGCACGTAGGCGTTCGTTCCCATGACCTCGCCGCGGTCAGTCACGACGACGTAGCCGACCCGCCCATCGAACTCGTCGGCGTACCAGGCGTCCGGGTCGTCGTCGGCTGCGAACTCGTCGTAGGTGTTCGCCGCGTAGGAGTAACTCTGTGAGTCGCCGCTGACGAAGTAGTTGTACATCCGGTTGTCACCCCACTGACTCAGCACGAACTCGCCGCTTCCGTCGCGCTCGAGGTCGGTGGCGTGTGCGTCAATCGCCATCGCCGCGCCGAACTCACCCTCGCTGTAGGTCGTCTGTGCGCTCAACGACGGAACGAAAAACAGGTTTAACCCACAGATCAACAGGACGACCCAGACCAGCGCGAGGAGTTTTTTGCGGTCGGCTGGAATCCGAATACTCTGCTCGCGCTCGCCACCGTCGGCAGCGGCTTTGCGGGACCGCCCGTCGCGTCCCTCATCCGGTTTCCGGTCCCGGAACGGCTGTGGCGCGCGCGCCAATTCAACCCACGACAGCAAGTAGACGAGTCCCAGGCCACCGAGAATCGAGAGGATGATCGTTAACTGCGCAGCGAATCGAACCTGAAATGCCGCCATCACGAGCCAGTACACGCCATACACCGACAGCAACAGCCAGCCGGGTTCATAGCGCTGTACGGTCACCCAGCACGCCCACAGCAGGACACCAATCGCGAGATAGAAGCCAATTCCGATCTGAGCCATCGGCTCGAGGATGATCGCGTTCTCGGTTGCAAATAGTGAGCCGATCTCTGTTGCACCGTGATGTTCTCTGTAGAAGACGTCATCGGCACGGTCCCGCAGCCTCGCCCATTCGTCCGGGCGAACGGATCGAAACGCGAGAATTCCGACGACTGCTGTGACTGCCTCGAGTCCGACCAACCCAGTCGTTGGCCACTCGAGGCGCTGCCAGAGTTCGCCAAGCCCGGCAACAACTACGGCCCCGACGACGACGAGCACGGGGACGAGTGCGGTAAAGGGTTCGTGCCAGCCCCAGCGGACGTGCAGGAAGCCGGAGACGCCCGCAGCAATCGCCAGTCCGACGAGGACGGGTGCGTTCGCCAGCGTCGGCGAAATTCCGTTTCGCGCATCGAGAGCGACTTTCAGCCCGACGTAGCCGGCAACGGGGATGAACATCAGTGCCGAGCCACCCCAGGCGTGGGCCGACAGGGCGAGTGCAACACCGAGAACGCCGGTTGCAAGCCACGTTCCCGGCTGCTGGAGGTGCGCCCGGATTGCCGCCCGCGAGGACCGTTCCCACTCTCGGCGGCGCTGTACATCGACCGCCAGCCAGCCCAGTGCCAGCAGCGTCACGCCGAGCCAAAAGTACTGATAGGGTCGATGCTCGAGGAAGCCAGCGGACGTATACACTGCGTGGACGGGCGTCAACGCCAGCAAGAAGACGGACGCGAGGCCGACGCGGACGTCGTCGGTGAGGGTAACGGCGAGCCAGTAGACGACGATCCCAAGCAGGAGCGTCATGACGATGGGCACCCACGCGGCGACCATCGCCGCGGCCCACTGATCGCCGCCGAGCAACGAGGCGAACAGCCAGTTTGCAGCGTGAGTAAAGGGGCGCGTGCTAGCAGCACCGCCGGGCATGTCGGTGATGACGCTCCAGTCGGTCAGCCCGTCCGAACTCGCGAGTAACTCCTCGGTCCAGTAGCGATAGTAGTACGGGTCGTTCCCCGGCGAGACGACGTGATCGCCCTGAAAGACGGACCGATAGTTCAACAGGCGCATCGCGGCCAAAACGGCAATCACGCCGGCGAGTCCAGCCAGTGCTCGCCCATCGAGGTCGACGGAAACGCGCTCGGCGAGTGTTGGGCCCGTCTCTGCGTCCTCCGCAGCGAGTGACTCGCCCTCGAGTGCCGTTTGTACTCCCTTGCGACTCGCCACCTCGTACTCGCCGTTGGTTTTGGTGACGAGTTCACGGGAGACAAGCTCGCCGAACGTTCCCGAATCCAGCGGGAGGTCGTCGAACGTCCACGTCTCGTGGTCGGCATCGACGGCGAGGACTGTCTCGAGTGTCGCCTCGCCGTCGTCGGTATCCGCACAGAAGTCGGCCGCCGCGTCGGCGACCGTGGCGGGGTCCGGTTCCTCGGCCATTAGCGCGTATGTCGCGCCGTGATTTGATAAAGGCTGCGAGCACAGTCGTCCTGCATGCACTCAGCGACGGGAGGCGATAACTGCGAGCGTGACGAGGACGACAACAACGAGGACTCCGCCAATAATTGGCCACTCGAGCAGGCCGTCGTCATCGCTGTCGTCTGCAGCGGCGACCGTTCCCGATCCCGCGTCGTCCCCTGCGAGTTGCAACACGGCAACGACCTGCCCGTGTGAGGCATCGGTCTCGTAGGTCCAGCCGCCGACCTCGTCGTAGGCGACCGCATCCTCGAGTGGGTCGACGTCGGTGTCCCAGGCCTCGTGTGCCTGCTGGACGTAGCCGACAACCTCGAGATCGTCCGCGTGTTCGCCCTCGAGTTCGACCGCGCCGTACTCGACAGTCTCGTCTTCGGGGAGGCCGTGCCACTCGAGACAGTGTGAATCCATGTAGCCATCGCCCTGTGGCACGTCCGGATCGGTACCGAACTGGTCGCTGTCGAACGGGCGGTCGTAGTGCTCCGTCAGTGGGAACTCAACAGTGAACGGCTCGGCGTCGCCGTGCCACTCGAGTGACTCCCCGGTCGAGATCGTCGCAGTTGTGTCAGGGACGCTCTCGCCAGTGATTGGCTCACCGGCTTCGTTGAGTAGCGTCACGCAAATTTTCCCGGAGCCCTCTCCCAGGTAGGGTTCTCGGTACTCATCGCGCGGATTGATATAACTCACCCAACTCCCGTCGTCGGCTGCCTCCTCGAAGAACGGATCGCCTGGCTCTGGTGCCGGGATCTCGGCTGCGTCTTCGGAGACACCCTCATCCTGTGCCACTGCAAGTCCCGCACTCGAGGGCGGCCCCATACCGACGCCAAGGAGGAAAATGCTGGCAAGAACGACACCGCCGACGCAGGCGACCCCGATGCGGAGCCGGCGCGAACGGAAATCGGCCGACGTCATCGCTTCCTCCGCAGGCGCGAGTCTGCTCGAGTCTCGACAGTCAGCTGCCCACTCAAGGGCGGTCGCAGTCGTCGATCCCACCGCTGCTGTGCTGTGTCCCACTGGGGTACCATTACCGCGAGACACGACCGGCCCAGTAGTAGATATGAGCGTCGTACAGCCACACAGATGACGACTACAGACGACCCTTCGGTCGAGAAACTGGCGCTCATTCGTCGAGACGAACTCTTCGCCCGACGGACTCGTGCGCCAGCCACGAGACGGCGGACCCCGACGCCGGCAGCAAGTATTGGTCGGCCTACAACAGACACTCGAGCTGACTGGATTATGTGTTGAACAATTAACAAAACCCTGGACGGTGATTCGGCTGGTATGGGATGGTCCCAGCTTCCGGG
The nucleotide sequence above comes from Natronolimnobius baerhuensis. Encoded proteins:
- a CDS encoding glycosyltransferase; translation: MNKEDQLPFVSVIIPVYNEPDNIRSSLSSIVDQTYPETRYEVLVVDNGSTDETRTVVREFPVQLLVEDEVQGSYAARNRGIERATGEILAFTDADCVPEQEWLWSGVSKMHQADAELVAGRIRFNFSSEKTAAERFDAMAHLRNDKKVQRGVAMTANLFVWKKAFEEIGKFPQNLTSGGDVYWTRSATNSGMELVYSPEAIVNHPSRQLRPLLKKMYRVGNGSIEMWYLDDQTTAWRIVSGLIQFPLKVFQFVKSESSNKTERNTQTPSDRDPEQTIDVYLAAVLAVIALLIGRVVGLVKLLSRLLHR
- a CDS encoding glycosyltransferase, with protein sequence MVIEILSLITFWGALYLLVHTYAVYPLSMWIGSRIRGRTSDASPSEHPPVALIIAAYNEEEIIGEKIENCLQLVYPDEKLRIVVFSDASSDRTDEIVKEYADHGVELVRIEGRVGKTACQNEVAELVDEDILVFSDANSMYESDAIQQLVQNFGPDVGCVVGELRYRQSNGVEGESVYWRYESLIKRFESHVNSLVTGNGSIYAIRAESYIPLPRDAISDFAEPLEIVRQGELVTYAPTAVAWEDTESSSTSESRRRVRIVTRCWHAIANYPDLLNPIRYPLFSYQLWSHKLVRWLSPVLLFLVFVASASLVLMTGSLLYQLLLVGQFGFYLLAAIGALAARLEVDDPVVTHVPFYFLHSNYGMLLGLWNFVRGSNIVVWETSSRTEGKNNS
- a CDS encoding class I SAM-dependent methyltransferase — translated: MTAVRLEEVLKKDPETISTDFSHIQHMYTGHFSDYYYNRFDRSLDIADLHPANQALIIGGGTGVFALSLAKYVDDVHFTDIPREEPMFSTARTLFDYSTVDGSGVKYTAADATNLPYDSDSFDVVFALDVLEHIPDERAAISELKRVTASNGQAIVSSPIEVGPAVGIREAYRFIDGRRCKTKSLTELGLSIIGKSPLERNDHHRGYDFRQTIKWLSEEFNGTSTEYCPYPALKWLNPTVIIKSK
- a CDS encoding DUF4330 family protein, which codes for MDVIDDDGNLFGAVNVVDALVVLLVLAVVIAGVAAVGVLGAEVNDPDEDDENLTDTRYATLEIGTESITTAEAVTAGDELTAGNERLEITDTYAVRTASDDAHLTVRTEIEATAHDNGTLEFADRELTTGQNVSIETDAYDVTGTTTVLENDTADLPTTETDVVFEQTVDHATAEQIDAGDVSQIGDETTATLENVSVYPIAADQYRVIAGATLTTLEGEDEYNTVRYGNAIVEPDSSIAFATDGYTLGPTIRETGTTAEPGEDTTTTVEIDLEGLEDREASQFEPGLSETMGGDTWATITDVERDPASVIVETDDGDIHEREHPTQDDVTLTVELDTRETTLGTQFKGTPLRNGDSVYLDFGVTTIDERAWIID
- a CDS encoding HalOD1 output domain-containing protein, which encodes MEYTIQRGESASTAVVSALAAYTDQPPESVGPLYDIVEPDALDALVDHQGELTVRFVHEGTEIVVTTDSVRINAAEDAVSESQPES
- a CDS encoding sugar transferase, with the translated sequence MLTGWKYRLVSVVGVIVVTAGAVAVANHPFPQRLFTTHVPVFNRLEVTVLSGSEFYWALILSIGAVMGCLAPLYRPHPRRVLDTVFFAQKRVLVAGSVLATLGYFNYTYRLPRATLVMTFGILSVAVPAWFVWIRRRPGNGAARTLVVGDDLDQIDRIAPLLSVPVHGYLCPSVVGTRTDLESVRPAPDGGIEQTDADRLAANGYGNVDGLARLGGLSRLENVLLEHDVDTVVLAFRHADRAEFFGALDACHEYGVDVKVHRDYADSVLVSEGDVDEFVDVDLEPWDPLDHLGKRLFDIVFATVGLLVFAPLMIVISAAIKLDSPGPVLYDQDRTAGFGETFPVYKFRTMIPEGESVTPAADAENDRITRVGRLLRRTHLDELPQLWSILIGEMSVVGPRAAWTEEEVLLEADAPSWRKRWFVKPGLTGLAQVNGAKSTNPNEKLRYDLEYIRRQSFWFDVKIVIRQLWTVLTDLWAAVLRRRS
- a CDS encoding MFS transporter, which translates into the protein MAEEPDPATVADAAADFCADTDDGEATLETVLAVDADHETWTFDDLPLDSGTFGELVSRELVTKTNGEYEVASRKGVQTALEGESLAAEDAETGPTLAERVSVDLDGRALAGLAGVIAVLAAMRLLNYRSVFQGDHVVSPGNDPYYYRYWTEELLASSDGLTDWSVITDMPGGAASTRPFTHAANWLFASLLGGDQWAAAMVAAWVPIVMTLLLGIVVYWLAVTLTDDVRVGLASVFLLALTPVHAVYTSAGFLEHRPYQYFWLGVTLLALGWLAVDVQRRREWERSSRAAIRAHLQQPGTWLATGVLGVALALSAHAWGGSALMFIPVAGYVGLKVALDARNGISPTLANAPVLVGLAIAAGVSGFLHVRWGWHEPFTALVPVLVVVGAVVVAGLGELWQRLEWPTTGLVGLEAVTAVVGILAFRSVRPDEWARLRDRADDVFYREHHGATEIGSLFATENAIILEPMAQIGIGFYLAIGVLLWACWVTVQRYEPGWLLLSVYGVYWLVMAAFQVRFAAQLTIILSILGGLGLVYLLSWVELARAPQPFRDRKPDEGRDGRSRKAAADGGEREQSIRIPADRKKLLALVWVVLLICGLNLFFVPSLSAQTTYSEGEFGAAMAIDAHATDLERDGSGEFVLSQWGDNRMYNYFVSGDSQSYSYAANTYDEFAADDDPDAWYADEFDGRVGYVVVTDRGEVMGTNAYVQLHGEHGTGGTGDPLEHYQAIYLDEEASAFAVVPGANITATGEPGETVALETEQSVSDETIVYEREVTVDDDGELSVTVPYPGEYTVGDETLEVSASAVETGETVALE